TTCTTGCACAAGCTCCGTGAAGTTTGCGACAAAAACGGCATCTTACTTATTTTTGATGAAATGTGGACAGGCTTTCGCTTGGCACTTGGTGGCGCACAGGAATATTTCGGTGTGAGAGCCGACTTGATTTGTTTCTCCAAAGCGGTTGCAAACGGAATGCCGATTTCAATTTTGACCGGTCGTAAAGATATCATGCAGCTTTGCGAGAAGGACATTTTCTTCTTCACAACTTTCGGCGGCGAAGCGCTTTCGCTCGCGGCCACGAAAGCCACGATTACGGAACTTCGTGATAAGAAAGTTCCCGAATATTTGGCCACAAAGGGAAAAATCTTGAAGGACGGTTACAACGCCATTGCGGCTGAGCTTGGCATGGATTATACAAGCTGCTCTGGATTTAATTGCCGCACGATTATGACCTTTGACGCCAAAGCCGGCAACCCGCTTGAGATGAAATCGCTGGTTCAGCAAGAGATGATTAAGCGCGGCGTCCTTTGGGGCGGCTTCCACAATATGAGCTATTCGCACACGGACGCGGACATTGAATACACGCTATCGGTGTATAAAGAAGTCCTCCCGATTCTGAAAAAAGCCGTTGATGAAGGCAATGTCAAAGGCTATCTAAAAGGCGAGCCGGTAGAGCCGGTCTTTCGGAAAACGAGCAATTTCCACACGAAGCCGAAGCAGAAGAAGGCGTAAGATTTTTTCAAAAATAGGATTTGATAATAAAAGGGATTCAAGGGATTGAATCCCTTTTTTTTGGGGAATGCGTTTGTTATGGGGAAATAATTATAAATCAATTTTAAAATATGACTTTATTTGACTATACAATTTCAGAGTACGAATCAGAAGATGAAGACAAACAAGTTAAAACAGTCTACGCGTGTTTTGGTTCGGCTGTTTATCATGCGCAAGTTTTAGAAAAAGAATATCAATTAATGTTAATAAGAAGTCGCTTAATTAAGAGAAAGCCAAAGTCAAGGGTTGAACACGAAAAAATTATTGATAAAATTGAAAAGTCAATAAATACAATTTAAAAGGAAATAAGATGATGATTACCCCAAGGGCGACAAGCGAAAACATGAAGGAAAAAAAATCCTTATTCAGCCGTTGCAAAAGTGATTGCGATAAGCCCGATGAATTTGTGTTTTTATCGATAGAAAACAGCTCGATTTGCAAGTGCCTGACTAAAAATCGGGTGCTTTTTAATTTTGGTCTTCAAGTAGATTTTTTATAAAATCCTCAAAGTAGAAAGCCCATTTTCTTTTCCCTACATCATCCGAACTGTTCTATTTTTCTTTGTTATGAAGATTCATCTTCATATGAATAAGAATTTACAGATGAAAATTTTATAAAAAATTCCGAGTTAAAAATGAAATCTCTAAGAATAATAATGTTAATCCTGTTGGGTTTTGGTTATTTCTCTGATGCAAACGCTCAGTTCAATTCACTGGAAATTGATTCCCTGGAGCATTCAGGAAGTTTGACGTTTAAATATACAGATTTAGTGATTCCAGCAATATTGGTTGGATATGGCATAATCGGCCTTGAAAGCCATAGCTTATTATCGATTAATTCTGAAATAAGAGAGGAAGTGAATGAACATATAGATGAAAAAGTCACCATTGATGATTTTTCGCAATATGCGCCGGTTCTTTCTGTTTATGGATTAAATGCTTATGGAATAAAAGGAAAAAATAATTTCGGAGATAGGACGGTTGTTTTAGCAACAGCCTATTTGATCATGTCGCCAACCGTATACGCGCTGAAAAAAATGACACGAGTAGAGCGCCCTGACGGATCGTCAAAAAATTCGTTTCCGTCTGGCCATACGGCAACTGCATTTGTTGGAGCGGAGTTTCTTTGGCAGGAATACAGCGACGTTTCTATTTGGTATGGCATTTCAGGTTATGCGGTTGCTGCTGGAACTGGGTTTTTTAGAATGTATAATAATAAACATTGGCTAACAGATATCGCAGCCGGTGCCGGAATTGGAATATTAAGCACCAAAATTGCTTATTGGATTCATCCATTCATAAAAGAAAAAATATTTGGAAATGAAAATGGTGGGATTGGTATTTTAATGCCATTTTATAACGGGAAAGAATATGGTGTCGAAATGATGCTTTCGCTTTAAAGCAAATACATTTGAAAAAACGCGGACAGTTCGCATATAATGCAAAAGCGCCTGGCTGAAAGTCGGGCGCTTTTTTCATGATAGAGCAATTGTCAGGTGCTTTTGAAAGGGAACATTTTTAGCTTTCGAGCGCCGTTTTCAGGGAAATGTTTTAGGGTTTTGTGAGATTATATTTAATATTATCGATTTGTGTAACTTCAAGAATTCATTATGAACATTTCTGAGAATAGCCACGCGCCAAAAATAAGCTTTGATGTGTGGAGCCCCTTGTTCAACCTGATTCAAGACGCAACCCACATTATCCTATCTACTCATGAAAATGCAGATGGCGACGGGCTTGGCTCGGAAACCGCCATGTTTGACTTTTTGACCCAGTTGGGTAAAAAAGTTGAGATTATCAATCCGACGCATGTCCCCGAACATTACAAATTTTTGCCGCCTGTTCGTGAGGCTATCGCATTTGATGCCGAAAATTCGGCGCATCGGGGGAAACTTGAGGCGGCGGATTTATTTCTCTTGCTCGACACGAATCATCTTTCGCGCACGCGGGCAATGGCCCCCATTCTTCTTTCGCAGAAAAAAAATGGAAAAATAAAACTCGGCTGCATCGATCACCATCTCGATGAGGAAGACTTTGCCGACGAAATGGTTTGCATGAGCAGTGCTTCTGCAACCGGCGAATTGATTTACAATTTCCTCAAATATGCCGGTCAACGTTTAACTCGTGACTTTATCAATGAAACAACGGCCATTGGGCTTTACACCGCCATTATGACGGACACTGGCTCGTTTCGTTTTCCAAAAACCACCGCGTTTGTACATCAGATTATTGCCGAGTTAATTGGTAAAGGAGCAGACCCCTATCAAATTTATGAAAATGTGTATAATACCGTTTCCCTATCGGCGCTGAAGCTGTTTGGCCTTGCCATGAATAGCATTCAATTGGCTGCCCAGGGGAAGGTGGCTTATGTGGTGATTACGCAGGAAATTTTTAAGCAAACCGGCACAACGAAGGACGACACCGAGCGGATGGTTCAGCAACTGATGGCCATTAAGACGATTGATGTGGGAATTTT
Above is a window of Chloroherpeton thalassium ATCC 35110 DNA encoding:
- a CDS encoding phosphatase PAP2 family protein; amino-acid sequence: MLILLGFGYFSDANAQFNSLEIDSLEHSGSLTFKYTDLVIPAILVGYGIIGLESHSLLSINSEIREEVNEHIDEKVTIDDFSQYAPVLSVYGLNAYGIKGKNNFGDRTVVLATAYLIMSPTVYALKKMTRVERPDGSSKNSFPSGHTATAFVGAEFLWQEYSDVSIWYGISGYAVAAGTGFFRMYNNKHWLTDIAAGAGIGILSTKIAYWIHPFIKEKIFGNENGGIGILMPFYNGKEYGVEMMLSL
- a CDS encoding aminotransferase class III-fold pyridoxal phosphate-dependent enzyme; translated protein: MPNTVSFNENYPVITVSDEYYKRALGLIPALTQTLAKGPGQYVKGVAPKFVKKGKGAHVWDVDGNEYIDFNMAIGPLSLGYAYETVDNAIKAQLEDGITFSLIHPLEVEVAELVREVVPNAEMVRYSKTGADVTSAAIRLARAYTGRTKVLCCGYHGWHDWYISVTDRNKGIPDKAQELTFTINYNDIDSVIESIDEDIACIILEPIVFEAPKDNFLHKLREVCDKNGILLIFDEMWTGFRLALGGAQEYFGVRADLICFSKAVANGMPISILTGRKDIMQLCEKDIFFFTTFGGEALSLAATKATITELRDKKVPEYLATKGKILKDGYNAIAAELGMDYTSCSGFNCRTIMTFDAKAGNPLEMKSLVQQEMIKRGVLWGGFHNMSYSHTDADIEYTLSVYKEVLPILKKAVDEGNVKGYLKGEPVEPVFRKTSNFHTKPKQKKA
- a CDS encoding DHH family phosphoesterase, whose translation is MNISENSHAPKISFDVWSPLFNLIQDATHIILSTHENADGDGLGSETAMFDFLTQLGKKVEIINPTHVPEHYKFLPPVREAIAFDAENSAHRGKLEAADLFLLLDTNHLSRTRAMAPILLSQKKNGKIKLGCIDHHLDEEDFADEMVCMSSASATGELIYNFLKYAGQRLTRDFINETTAIGLYTAIMTDTGSFRFPKTTAFVHQIIAELIGKGADPYQIYENVYNTVSLSALKLFGLAMNSIQLAAQGKVAYVVITQEIFKQTGTTKDDTERMVQQLMAIKTIDVGILFVELNNGGTKVSLRSRGDVGVNIVAQQFGGGGHKNASGCTMSAPPQLAAEQVLGKIDELLFQQNPKNESLL